In a genomic window of Methanogenium sp. S4BF:
- the coaBC gene encoding bifunctional phosphopantothenoylcysteine decarboxylase/phosphopantothenate--cysteine ligase CoaBC: protein MNTIRTTLAGKEIVLGITGSIAAVDGVKLAHALRRCGADVQGVMTDAACGILHPDAITYATGHETLTRCGGLVEHVTYCGDGGSADLLLIAPATANTICKIAHGIDDTPVTTFATTAIGSGMPVILVPAMHESMYRHPGVCACLETLKTWGITVVDPRIEEGKAKIANIDTIVHETERVLSGMPLRGKSVLITSGPCRERLDDVRVLTTRSSGRMGKELAREASRLGAEVWLVHADTLSVPHVRNVYAESAGGMRESILSLCAEQTFDYYISAAAISDFAPAPYEGKIPSGQTISIDLLPRPKIIQDVMQAKNRPKKVVGFKLGWNSREEARHLLDAGADMVAANTPDALGAETGAYELMTTETSVHAEGTKAEVAEILWRNLQ, encoded by the coding sequence ATGAATACGATACGGACAACACTGGCAGGAAAAGAGATTGTTTTGGGCATTACGGGCAGTATCGCCGCGGTTGACGGGGTAAAGCTCGCACATGCACTCCGCCGGTGCGGTGCTGATGTACAGGGCGTGATGACCGACGCTGCCTGCGGTATCCTGCACCCGGATGCTATTACCTACGCAACGGGCCATGAGACTCTGACCCGGTGCGGGGGGCTGGTTGAGCATGTCACCTACTGCGGCGACGGAGGGAGTGCTGACCTGCTCCTGATCGCCCCGGCAACCGCCAATACCATCTGCAAGATTGCCCACGGCATTGATGACACGCCGGTGACGACCTTTGCCACCACCGCCATCGGCAGCGGCATGCCGGTGATTCTCGTGCCGGCGATGCACGAGAGCATGTACCGCCATCCGGGTGTTTGTGCCTGCCTGGAAACCCTCAAAACATGGGGCATCACCGTTGTTGACCCCCGGATTGAAGAGGGAAAAGCAAAGATTGCCAATATCGATACCATCGTGCATGAGACCGAACGGGTCCTCTCCGGCATGCCTCTTCGGGGGAAAAGCGTGCTGATCACCAGCGGCCCCTGCCGGGAACGTCTGGATGACGTACGGGTGCTGACCACCCGCTCCTCAGGGAGAATGGGAAAGGAACTCGCACGGGAGGCCTCCCGCCTCGGTGCTGAGGTATGGCTGGTGCACGCAGATACCCTCTCCGTGCCGCACGTCCGGAATGTATATGCGGAGTCTGCCGGCGGGATGCGGGAGAGCATCCTCAGCCTGTGTGCAGAGCAGACATTTGACTATTATATCAGTGCTGCCGCGATCTCCGATTTCGCACCGGCACCCTACGAGGGGAAGATTCCCAGCGGGCAGACCATATCCATCGACCTGCTGCCCCGGCCGAAGATCATTCAGGACGTGATGCAGGCAAAGAACCGGCCGAAAAAGGTCGTCGGATTCAAGCTGGGATGGAACAGCCGTGAAGAAGCCCGGCACCTGCTGGATGCAGGGGCGGACATGGTGGCGGCAAACACCCCGGATGCACTGGGCGCGGAGACCGGAGCATACGAACTCATGACAACAGAGACGTCCGTGCACGCGGAAGGGACAAAGGCCGAGGTGGCAGAGATTCTATGGCGCAATCTGCAGTAG
- a CDS encoding dihydroneopterin aldolase family protein → MTRDDIQAAFEAGIKLGALYHQWVGTPISPDTAKSVETAIANAVALQPCVDSVSVTINTDMMERNPFGYSELAGKMLEVEIQTTAGDATCTASLKFDGEYPLMEILDIR, encoded by the coding sequence ATGACAAGAGATGATATTCAGGCTGCCTTCGAGGCAGGAATAAAACTGGGTGCCCTGTACCACCAGTGGGTGGGCACCCCGATATCCCCGGATACGGCCAAATCCGTTGAGACGGCCATCGCAAACGCGGTCGCCCTGCAGCCCTGTGTGGACTCGGTTTCTGTCACCATCAACACCGATATGATGGAAAGAAATCCCTTCGGGTACAGCGAACTGGCAGGAAAGATGCTCGAGGTTGAGATTCAGACCACCGCAGGAGACGCGACATGCACCGCATCCCTGAAATTTGACGGTGAATATCCCCTGATGGAAATTCTTGATATCAGATGA
- a CDS encoding minichromosome maintenance protein MCM, whose amino-acid sequence MEDEIDDIEITDRAADWNKFLKKHYRKEIGEISAQYPHLKSLEIDYREISKWGKTGLEIADELLNNPGKVIGDVKDAIRNYNLIFTKDEEGKTDTINIRFRCLPRKIDVRDIRSHHINTFISVEGILRKTTEVRPRLTHAVFRCLMCGTMTAPYRQEYARFTEPYRPCAQCERQTKMDLVPALSTFVDAQKLRIQESPEGLRGGEQPQTLDVDVTDDLTGTVSPGDRIIVNGILRSVQRMNHGQKSTLFDIYIEANSIEIGEKEFEEVAISEQEEKTILDLSKDPEIYEKISHSIAPSIYGMQDVKTAISLVLFGGIAKELPDGSHLRGDIHMLLVGDPGIAKSQVLRYVIKLSPRGIYTSGKSSTSAGLTATAVKDEFGDGRWTLEAGALVLADMGIAAVDEMDKMAKEDRSALHEAMEQQTVSIAKAGITATLKTRCALLGAANPKMGRFDEYAPIAEQINMPPSLLSRFDLIFIMEDKPEEKLDRAIGEHILKSHSVGELIQHNSKFPIEGIDEDYITRQLAPVTPEIEPLLFRKYIAYAKRNCFPILTDEAREHIMGYYLNLRALADDNSKPVPVTARQLEGLVRLAEASARIRLSNEIDFSDADRVIAIADRCLKKVAYDAETGTYDIDKLVTGVSKKRRDIARILKETIRELADDKGFAQTSDITSHLVASGYNKDDIEKMIEQLTKSGEALEPRHGVLRLLN is encoded by the coding sequence GTGGAAGACGAGATTGACGACATAGAGATTACCGACCGGGCAGCCGACTGGAACAAATTTCTCAAGAAACACTACCGCAAAGAGATAGGCGAGATCAGCGCACAGTATCCGCACCTGAAATCCCTTGAGATCGATTACCGTGAAATCTCCAAGTGGGGAAAGACCGGGCTTGAAATCGCCGATGAACTCCTGAACAATCCAGGAAAGGTGATCGGAGATGTGAAGGATGCCATCCGGAACTACAACCTGATCTTCACAAAGGATGAGGAGGGAAAAACGGATACGATCAATATCCGGTTCCGGTGCCTTCCCCGCAAAATCGATGTGCGTGACATCCGCTCCCACCACATCAACACCTTCATCTCGGTGGAGGGGATTCTCAGGAAGACCACCGAAGTGCGTCCGCGGCTGACCCATGCGGTCTTCCGCTGCCTGATGTGCGGCACCATGACCGCACCCTACCGGCAGGAGTATGCACGGTTCACGGAACCCTACCGCCCCTGCGCCCAGTGTGAGCGGCAGACCAAAATGGACCTTGTACCGGCCCTCTCCACCTTTGTCGATGCACAGAAGCTGCGCATTCAGGAGTCACCCGAAGGGCTCCGGGGCGGGGAGCAGCCGCAGACGCTTGACGTAGACGTCACCGACGACCTGACGGGGACCGTCTCTCCGGGTGACCGCATCATCGTCAACGGCATCCTCCGTTCGGTACAGCGGATGAATCACGGCCAGAAAAGCACGCTCTTTGACATCTATATCGAAGCCAATTCGATTGAGATAGGCGAAAAGGAGTTCGAAGAGGTGGCCATCTCAGAACAGGAGGAGAAGACGATCCTGGATCTGAGCAAGGATCCCGAAATATATGAGAAGATATCCCACTCCATCGCACCCTCCATCTACGGCATGCAGGATGTGAAGACGGCCATATCCCTCGTGCTCTTTGGCGGCATTGCAAAAGAGCTGCCGGACGGCAGTCACCTCCGTGGGGATATCCATATGCTCCTCGTGGGAGATCCGGGTATTGCAAAATCGCAGGTACTCCGGTATGTCATCAAACTCTCCCCGCGTGGCATCTACACCAGTGGCAAGTCGTCCACGTCTGCCGGGCTGACCGCAACTGCGGTGAAAGACGAATTTGGTGACGGACGCTGGACCCTTGAGGCAGGTGCGCTGGTCCTTGCGGACATGGGTATCGCTGCGGTCGATGAGATGGACAAGATGGCAAAAGAAGACCGCAGTGCACTGCACGAAGCGATGGAACAGCAGACTGTATCCATCGCAAAGGCAGGCATCACCGCCACCCTGAAGACGCGGTGCGCCCTTCTCGGAGCGGCAAACCCAAAGATGGGGCGGTTCGATGAGTATGCCCCTATCGCAGAGCAGATCAATATGCCGCCGTCCCTGCTGTCGCGTTTTGACCTCATCTTCATCATGGAGGACAAACCGGAAGAGAAACTGGACCGGGCCATTGGTGAGCATATCCTGAAGTCCCACAGTGTCGGTGAGCTGATTCAGCACAACAGCAAATTCCCGATTGAAGGCATCGATGAGGACTACATCACCCGGCAGCTTGCACCGGTCACACCGGAGATTGAACCCCTGCTGTTCCGGAAATACATCGCCTATGCAAAGAGGAACTGCTTCCCCATCCTCACGGATGAGGCCCGCGAACACATCATGGGGTATTACCTGAATCTGCGGGCCCTTGCAGACGACAACAGCAAACCGGTCCCGGTTACCGCGCGGCAGCTGGAAGGACTGGTGCGTCTGGCAGAGGCAAGCGCACGTATCCGTCTGAGTAATGAGATTGATTTTTCTGATGCGGACCGGGTCATCGCAATTGCCGACCGGTGCCTGAAGAAAGTGGCGTATGACGCGGAGACCGGCACCTATGATATTGACAAGCTGGTCACCGGGGTCTCAAAGAAACGCCGTGATATTGCACGGATACTCAAAGAGACGATCCGTGAACTGGCGGACGACAAAGGCTTTGCCCAGACCTCTGATATCACCAGCCATCTGGTGGCATCCGGGTACAACAAGGATGACATTGAAAAGATGATCGAACAACTGACCAAATCCGGTGAGGCGCTCGAACCGCGGCACGGGGTCCTGCGGCTTCTCAATTAG
- a CDS encoding replication factor C small subunit, with the protein MTANTIWIEKYRPMVLDDIVGQDEIVSRLKSYVISGNLPHLLFTGNAGIGKTTSAVALAREFFGDTWQMNFRELNASDERGIDVVRNQIKQFARTAPLGGAEFKILFLDEADALTPDAQAALRRTMENYAPNCRFVLSCNYSSKIIDPIQSRCAIYRFRPLSKEAITTEISRITTTEGLECSPEALDAIVYVAQGDMRKAINALQGAAIVSTQITGDMVYEITSTARPEEIEGLMQTSVAGDYEGAEALVHELLYSRGIAPNELINQMYRSIIRLPLERRLKTQLISHLGEADFRLSEGANSEIQMEALIANIVLSADSMKQ; encoded by the coding sequence ATGACTGCAAATACAATCTGGATTGAAAAATACCGTCCGATGGTGCTGGATGATATTGTCGGGCAGGACGAGATCGTTTCCCGCCTGAAGTCATATGTCATTTCAGGAAACCTCCCGCATCTGTTGTTCACCGGCAATGCGGGCATCGGAAAGACAACATCTGCCGTTGCTCTGGCACGGGAATTTTTTGGCGATACCTGGCAGATGAATTTCCGGGAACTGAATGCGTCGGATGAGCGGGGAATCGATGTCGTCAGAAACCAGATCAAGCAGTTTGCGCGGACAGCACCGCTCGGGGGAGCGGAGTTCAAGATCCTCTTCCTCGATGAGGCGGATGCACTGACCCCGGATGCACAGGCCGCCCTTCGCCGCACGATGGAGAATTACGCACCAAACTGCCGGTTTGTTCTCTCCTGCAATTACTCCTCAAAAATCATCGACCCCATCCAGAGCAGATGCGCCATATACCGCTTCCGGCCCCTCTCAAAAGAAGCCATTACAACTGAAATCTCCCGGATTACCACGACAGAAGGCCTGGAATGCTCCCCGGAGGCGCTGGATGCCATCGTCTATGTCGCACAGGGCGACATGCGAAAGGCCATCAATGCACTGCAGGGCGCGGCAATTGTCAGCACGCAGATCACAGGCGACATGGTGTATGAGATCACATCGACCGCACGGCCGGAGGAGATTGAGGGGCTGATGCAGACGTCGGTTGCCGGTGACTATGAAGGGGCAGAGGCCCTGGTGCATGAACTCCTCTATTCACGCGGCATTGCGCCCAATGAACTGATAAACCAGATGTACCGGTCCATTATCCGGCTTCCCCTTGAACGCCGGCTGAAGACACAATTAATATCGCACCTTGGCGAAGCAGATTTCCGCCTCAGTGAAGGGGCGAACAGCGAGATACAGATGGAAGCACTGATAGCAAATATTGTCCTGAGTGCTGATTCCATGAAACAGTGA
- a CDS encoding AAA family ATPase has translation MLWIEKYRPRTFEEIRGQDAVIAMMKAFSSDSMLPHLLISGRHGTGKSAAVECIAKELYGEFWRENMTVIQTGALFRGGRAYLENEEKFSHLYKKEASVISNFKYIVRWFASVKPLDAEFKLMVFDEAEALTFEAQQALRRMMERFSGTCRFIFITRTQSAIIPAIASRALPLFFRPLSDETVLALMTEILESEQVPETAFDRDEIELIAAAARGDARKAILFCQMNCDGRIEGGFDEYLESETGNIARSVFRILRNGDIEKAKSVIEILMLEYGLSGAEVLDELSRARKQEYNDPRITVAIADADMMMRDAGNEFIQMDAFLSGIVKEVFSAE, from the coding sequence ATGCTATGGATTGAGAAATACCGCCCCCGGACGTTTGAGGAGATCCGGGGACAGGATGCGGTCATCGCCATGATGAAGGCGTTTTCGTCCGACTCCATGCTGCCGCATCTCCTGATCAGCGGCCGCCACGGAACAGGAAAGAGCGCAGCCGTTGAATGCATCGCAAAGGAGCTCTATGGCGAGTTCTGGCGGGAGAATATGACGGTCATCCAGACGGGTGCGCTCTTCCGCGGCGGCAGGGCCTATCTGGAGAACGAGGAGAAGTTCTCCCATCTCTACAAAAAAGAGGCCAGCGTCATCTCAAATTTCAAGTATATCGTGCGCTGGTTTGCCTCGGTGAAGCCGCTTGATGCAGAGTTTAAGCTGATGGTCTTTGACGAGGCGGAGGCCCTGACGTTTGAGGCGCAGCAGGCGCTGCGCAGAATGATGGAACGCTTCTCCGGGACCTGCCGGTTCATCTTCATCACGCGGACCCAAAGTGCAATCATTCCCGCGATTGCCTCCCGTGCGCTGCCCCTCTTCTTCCGGCCGCTTTCGGATGAGACCGTGCTTGCCCTGATGACGGAGATCCTTGAAAGCGAGCAGGTGCCGGAAACGGCATTTGACCGGGACGAGATTGAGCTGATCGCCGCCGCTGCACGGGGGGATGCCCGGAAGGCCATCCTCTTCTGCCAGATGAACTGTGACGGAAGAATTGAAGGCGGCTTTGACGAGTACCTGGAATCGGAGACCGGCAATATCGCACGCTCCGTCTTCCGGATCCTCCGGAACGGCGATATCGAGAAGGCGAAATCGGTCATCGAGATTCTGATGCTGGAGTATGGGCTTTCCGGTGCGGAAGTGCTGGACGAACTCTCACGGGCCAGAAAACAGGAGTACAATGATCCCCGCATCACGGTCGCAATCGCGGATGCTGACATGATGATGCGGGATGCGGGCAACGAATTCATCCAGATGGATGCCTTCCTCTCCGGCATCGTAAAAGAAGTATTTTCGGCAGAATGA
- a CDS encoding 4-phosphopantoate--beta-alanine ligase, giving the protein MIPEDHPRYRSLVARERIADAVRSGIVVVEGASAHGRGEAFDYLLGEQTSASAKRAEKTAAAFLLAAIRPVISVNGNTAALAAEEIRDLAKASGAAVEVNLFHRTEERMAAITAHLKAHGVTVLEGTAERLLPLSHDRALCLRDGIYAADVVLVPLEDGDRCEALVEMGKTVITIDLNPLSRTAQTATLTIVDELTRALPNITQACRTLTHEAGEQLIADHDNSRLLYAALQTMQEHLTDAMD; this is encoded by the coding sequence ATGATACCCGAAGATCATCCCCGCTACCGGTCACTGGTGGCACGCGAACGGATTGCAGACGCCGTCCGGTCAGGCATTGTCGTTGTCGAGGGAGCAAGTGCGCACGGAAGAGGAGAGGCATTCGACTATCTCCTCGGGGAACAGACCTCAGCGTCGGCGAAGCGTGCGGAAAAGACCGCTGCCGCATTCCTTCTGGCAGCGATCCGCCCGGTGATATCCGTGAACGGAAACACCGCCGCCCTTGCCGCAGAGGAGATCCGTGACCTTGCCAAGGCGTCCGGCGCCGCGGTGGAGGTCAACCTCTTCCACCGCACCGAAGAGCGGATGGCGGCCATCACCGCACACCTGAAGGCACACGGGGTCACCGTCCTCGAAGGCACCGCTGAACGCCTTCTGCCCCTCTCGCATGACCGGGCGCTCTGCCTGCGGGACGGCATCTATGCAGCAGACGTGGTCTTAGTCCCGCTCGAAGACGGGGACCGGTGTGAGGCACTGGTCGAAATGGGCAAGACGGTCATCACCATCGACCTAAATCCCCTCTCACGCACCGCACAGACCGCCACCCTGACGATTGTGGATGAACTGACACGGGCGCTGCCGAACATCACGCAGGCGTGCAGGACCCTGACCCATGAGGCAGGGGAGCAGCTGATTGCAGACCATGACAATTCGCGCCTTCTCTATGCCGCATTACAGACAATGCAGGAGCATCTGACCGATGCTATGGATTGA
- a CDS encoding TatD family hydrolase: protein MTGLGIPVTDDHIHIDRENGRGTEAAKDFFRAGGTHMFLVTKPSWSHAVHPVTGDEFRDVYEITLKTAAAIRETGVVVFPIFGVHPAEIGRLTERMPLAEAEAVMKRGLDIAAEYVEEKKAVALKSGRPHYPVNAEVWEASNRILAHALALAHDTGCALQIHAETGPCADVAEMAAKAGIPVKRVIKHFGTPDTPLMPSLLARSEDIPSCAQSGLTFTMESDYMDDTSRPGAVIGPKSVPRYTRKYLEEGSFTEDDAWKIHAETPAEVYGVEITLS, encoded by the coding sequence ATGACCGGACTGGGCATACCGGTAACTGACGACCACATCCACATCGACCGGGAGAACGGGAGAGGAACAGAGGCAGCGAAGGACTTCTTCCGGGCCGGCGGCACCCATATGTTCCTCGTCACCAAGCCCTCGTGGTCGCATGCCGTCCACCCCGTAACAGGTGACGAGTTCAGGGACGTCTATGAAATAACCCTGAAGACCGCAGCGGCCATCCGGGAGACAGGCGTGGTCGTCTTTCCGATCTTCGGCGTTCATCCGGCGGAGATCGGCAGGCTGACTGAACGGATGCCGCTGGCTGAGGCAGAAGCGGTGATGAAACGCGGCCTTGACATCGCAGCGGAATATGTAGAGGAGAAAAAAGCCGTCGCACTGAAATCCGGCCGCCCGCATTACCCCGTTAACGCGGAGGTCTGGGAGGCATCGAACCGTATTCTGGCGCACGCCCTTGCCCTTGCGCATGACACCGGCTGCGCCCTGCAGATTCATGCAGAGACCGGGCCGTGCGCCGATGTTGCTGAGATGGCAGCAAAAGCCGGCATCCCGGTCAAACGCGTGATCAAACATTTTGGCACGCCGGATACGCCCCTGATGCCCTCCCTGCTTGCACGCAGTGAGGATATCCCGTCCTGTGCACAGAGCGGCCTTACCTTCACGATGGAAAGCGACTATATGGATGACACCTCCCGCCCGGGGGCAGTCATCGGCCCGAAATCAGTACCCCGCTATACCCGGAAATATCTCGAAGAGGGATCGTTCACGGAAGATGACGCATGGAAAATTCATGCCGAAACTCCCGCAGAGGTATATGGTGTGGAAATAACACTTTCCTAG
- a CDS encoding SAM-dependent methyltransferase, translating to MRVRKYPRDMLPLLKDAEWVDTFRRPYVKGDEAFIPVREGYDADQELAEKAPYSGRGYQLLGDIAVLHGTRPTRQDITAIRDWLHPRGIVYISGYHGEKRVPAASLVYGECGEVCHHEAGFIFHLHPLKVMFAMGNREEKLRISRIIAKSTENRTIRCADMFAGIGYFTIPAAMSGATVHAMEINPDSFSYLKKNIAANNVSSAVTPELGDCRDSLKGVYDHILMGHFDAPAFLSDACAHVRTGTVLCVHTVGEQSEEISRCCAEAGYATEIIPYRVKKYAPGVWHMVHDVVIQ from the coding sequence ATGAGGGTCCGGAAATATCCGCGTGATATGCTCCCTCTCCTCAAGGATGCGGAATGGGTGGATACGTTCCGCCGCCCGTATGTCAAAGGAGATGAGGCGTTCATTCCGGTCAGAGAGGGATATGACGCGGATCAGGAGCTTGCAGAGAAGGCTCCCTATTCCGGACGGGGCTACCAGCTGCTGGGGGACATTGCCGTCCTGCACGGCACCCGGCCGACCCGGCAGGATATAACGGCAATCCGTGACTGGCTCCATCCCCGCGGGATTGTCTACATCTCCGGGTACCACGGAGAGAAACGGGTTCCTGCGGCGTCTCTGGTGTATGGCGAATGCGGGGAGGTCTGCCACCATGAAGCGGGATTCATTTTTCATCTGCATCCGCTCAAAGTGATGTTTGCGATGGGGAACCGAGAGGAGAAGCTCCGCATCTCCCGCATAATCGCGAAATCCACCGAAAACCGGACGATCCGGTGTGCCGATATGTTTGCGGGCATCGGATACTTCACCATCCCTGCGGCAATGAGTGGTGCAACGGTCCATGCGATGGAGATTAATCCGGACTCATTCTCTTATCTAAAGAAAAATATCGCTGCAAACAACGTTTCATCTGCGGTCACCCCGGAGCTCGGCGACTGCAGGGACTCCCTGAAGGGCGTCTATGACCACATCCTGATGGGCCATTTTGACGCTCCCGCGTTTCTTTCCGATGCCTGCGCCCATGTGCGGACGGGGACGGTGCTCTGTGTCCACACGGTGGGGGAGCAGTCAGAAGAGATCTCCCGGTGCTGTGCTGAGGCGGGATATGCCACAGAGATTATCCCGTACCGGGTCAAAAAATATGCACCGGGTGTCTGGCATATGGTGCACGATGTGGTGATACAATGA
- a CDS encoding DUF424 family protein: MYMKIHRYAGVGQIVAVCDTELLNTTLTDGNLTIHITEGFYGNTPCTPEEVKTAIQHASNCNLLGEKAVQAAIECGILKENGYMRIGTVPHAQIYRT, from the coding sequence ATGTACATGAAGATACACCGGTATGCTGGTGTAGGTCAAATTGTTGCGGTTTGCGACACAGAACTTCTCAACACAACCCTTACAGACGGAAACCTTACGATACACATAACCGAAGGATTCTACGGCAATACGCCCTGCACACCGGAAGAGGTCAAAACAGCAATTCAGCATGCCTCAAACTGCAACCTTCTCGGAGAGAAAGCGGTTCAGGCAGCAATTGAGTGTGGAATTCTGAAAGAAAACGGATATATGAGAATCGGGACCGTGCCCCACGCCCAGATATACCGAACCTAA
- a CDS encoding pantoate kinase encodes MAQSAVGFSPGHISGYFRRVDGESPELTGSCGGGIVIDKGVHALVTPAEKTSVSVHVARSPDEDTCIAHTSPPVEYALQRLGVSAAVKTVTTLPPGAGFGLSAAALLATLAAANALFETGLSEEALARIAHESELEYQTGLGDVAACTGGGIVCRMHPGITPDIIRMKGEGVRISALSFGELHTADVITSPVQMARVQEAYTPECAKSPEDFFRISRRFAEKSGLVSDEIRPVLEACDDHGIPASMTMLGKGVFALGDKSFSVLSEFGIPVDLQVAEQGFRLIEVIP; translated from the coding sequence ATGGCGCAATCTGCAGTAGGATTTTCTCCCGGCCATATCTCCGGATATTTCCGGAGAGTGGACGGGGAGAGCCCGGAGTTGACCGGAAGCTGCGGCGGGGGCATTGTCATCGACAAAGGGGTCCATGCGCTGGTGACACCGGCAGAGAAGACTTCAGTTTCCGTTCATGTGGCGCGAAGCCCGGATGAGGATACCTGCATCGCCCATACCTCACCCCCTGTCGAGTATGCACTCCAAAGACTGGGGGTAAGTGCAGCGGTGAAGACGGTCACCACCCTGCCGCCGGGCGCCGGGTTCGGCCTCTCCGCCGCGGCACTGCTCGCAACCCTTGCCGCGGCAAATGCCCTCTTTGAGACCGGCCTTTCCGAGGAGGCGCTTGCACGGATTGCCCATGAGTCCGAACTGGAGTACCAGACCGGACTGGGCGATGTGGCGGCATGCACCGGAGGCGGCATCGTCTGCCGGATGCATCCCGGCATCACCCCGGATATCATCCGGATGAAGGGGGAAGGCGTTCGAATCTCTGCACTGAGCTTCGGGGAGCTCCATACCGCGGATGTCATCACCTCCCCGGTGCAGATGGCCCGCGTACAAGAGGCATATACACCGGAATGCGCGAAGAGCCCGGAGGATTTCTTCCGCATCTCACGCCGGTTTGCAGAGAAGAGCGGGCTTGTGTCGGATGAAATACGGCCGGTGCTGGAGGCATGTGATGATCACGGGATACCTGCCTCCATGACCATGCTCGGCAAGGGTGTTTTTGCCCTTGGCGACAAATCGTTCTCTGTATTATCAGAGTTCGGCATCCCTGTTGACCTGCAGGTGGCAGAGCAGGGATTCAGACTTATTGAAGTGATACCATGA
- a CDS encoding 60S ribosomal export protein NMD3: protein MSIQENFCPKCGGKTENEGLCNKCLRSSVEWLVCEPRVQCVFCPTCGSIRKGSIWTDVPYERMKLAEELAFEAVAVHNDVQDLELGITMTEPTPNRTLCTVYIRGTLFGEPVYKTCEVLIVWRKEQCDRCSRLSGGYYESIIQVRATGRRPDLYERQRVDKIAHEVEDSTQESGERLSFITRIDDIRDGVDIVVSSHNIGDTIARQIVTEMGGKITRHPKLVGEREGKKLYRITLLLRLPQFRKGDVITHKDRYYEVRGTDSGLLRVFDLREGISNVLHDDSGYRLIGNVREAETADVTYIDQDMAGILDPVSYEIREVKAHAWLRLTDHEKVRILRDPEGGELILVG from the coding sequence ATGTCAATACAGGAAAATTTTTGCCCGAAATGCGGGGGCAAAACTGAAAATGAAGGGCTTTGCAATAAATGCCTGAGATCATCTGTCGAATGGCTGGTCTGTGAGCCACGGGTACAGTGCGTGTTCTGCCCTACCTGCGGCTCGATACGAAAGGGAAGCATCTGGACTGACGTGCCGTATGAGCGCATGAAACTGGCAGAAGAACTGGCATTCGAGGCAGTCGCCGTGCATAACGATGTGCAGGATCTGGAACTGGGCATCACCATGACCGAACCCACACCCAACCGCACCCTCTGTACGGTGTATATACGGGGGACGCTGTTTGGCGAACCGGTTTATAAGACCTGTGAAGTGCTTATTGTCTGGAGGAAAGAGCAGTGTGACCGCTGCAGCCGGTTATCCGGGGGGTACTATGAATCCATCATTCAGGTCCGGGCAACCGGCAGACGGCCGGATCTCTATGAACGCCAGCGGGTGGATAAGATTGCCCACGAGGTGGAAGATAGTACGCAGGAGTCCGGAGAGCGCCTCTCCTTCATCACCCGGATTGATGATATTCGTGACGGGGTGGACATCGTCGTATCCAGCCACAATATCGGCGATACCATTGCACGCCAGATCGTAACCGAGATGGGAGGAAAAATCACCCGCCATCCAAAACTGGTGGGTGAGCGGGAAGGAAAAAAATTATACCGCATCACCCTCCTCCTCCGCCTGCCGCAGTTCCGGAAAGGCGACGTGATCACCCATAAGGACCGGTACTACGAGGTCAGGGGAACCGATTCGGGCCTCCTCAGGGTATTTGATCTCAGGGAAGGGATCTCAAATGTGCTGCATGACGATTCCGGGTACCGGCTTATTGGCAACGTCCGGGAAGCAGAAACGGCGGACGTCACCTATATTGATCAGGATATGGCGGGCATCCTTGACCCGGTTTCCTACGAGATACGGGAAGTCAAGGCACATGCATGGCTGAGACTCACCGATCACGAAAAGGTGCGTATTCTTCGGGACCCGGAAGGCGGCGAACTCATTCTGGTCGGATAA